The Pseudoalteromonas aliena SW19 genome includes a region encoding these proteins:
- the glgC gene encoding glucose-1-phosphate adenylyltransferase, which produces MPSYANRYISSLTRETYALILAGGRGSRLHELTDWRAKPAVYFGGKHRIIDFPLSNCINSGVRRVGIATQYKSHSLIRHVNRAWGHFKKELGESVEILPASQRKGDDWYCGTADAVFQNIDIIRHELPKYVMILSGDHVYRMDYGALLAKHVENGADMTVCCIEVPVEEAADTFGVMTVNEDNRVCRFDEKPAIPSSVPGKPGTCLASMGNYVFNTEFLFEQLKKDAENEGSGRDFGHDIIPAIIEEHNVFAFPFMDPLQGAQPYWRDVGTLDSFWEANMELVMPEPQLDLYDPTWPIWTYQEQVPPAKFIFDDDDRRGMALDSTVSGGCIISGSVVRKSLLFSNVHVRSFCEIEESVILPGAIINRSCRIKRAIIDRSCEIPAGLEIGFDRKTDEDNGFRVSKKGIVLVTRDMLIELAKKLARQANENKKLA; this is translated from the coding sequence ATGCCCAGTTATGCAAATCGTTATATAAGTAGCCTTACCAGAGAAACTTACGCACTAATACTAGCAGGAGGTCGCGGTTCACGGTTACACGAGTTGACCGATTGGCGTGCAAAGCCTGCCGTTTATTTTGGTGGTAAGCATCGGATAATCGACTTTCCATTATCTAACTGCATCAACTCAGGGGTTCGGCGCGTCGGTATTGCTACGCAATATAAATCTCATTCGCTTATTCGGCATGTGAATCGTGCTTGGGGGCACTTTAAAAAAGAATTGGGTGAATCGGTTGAGATTCTACCAGCATCACAGCGTAAGGGCGACGACTGGTATTGTGGGACAGCTGACGCAGTTTTTCAAAACATAGATATTATTCGTCACGAATTACCTAAGTATGTAATGATTTTATCTGGGGATCATGTATATCGTATGGATTACGGTGCCCTTTTAGCTAAGCACGTAGAAAATGGCGCTGACATGACCGTTTGTTGTATTGAAGTGCCAGTAGAAGAAGCTGCTGATACGTTTGGTGTCATGACGGTAAATGAAGATAACCGTGTTTGTCGTTTTGATGAAAAGCCAGCAATACCAAGTTCTGTGCCCGGAAAGCCTGGAACCTGTTTAGCATCAATGGGCAACTACGTATTTAATACAGAGTTTTTATTTGAGCAACTTAAAAAAGATGCCGAAAATGAAGGGTCTGGTCGCGATTTTGGCCACGATATAATACCTGCGATAATAGAAGAGCATAACGTATTTGCCTTTCCATTTATGGATCCCCTGCAAGGTGCTCAACCTTACTGGCGCGATGTAGGTACGCTAGATTCGTTTTGGGAAGCTAATATGGAATTAGTGATGCCTGAACCTCAACTTGACTTGTACGATCCAACATGGCCTATTTGGACGTATCAAGAACAAGTTCCTCCTGCAAAATTCATATTTGATGACGATGACCGTCGTGGTATGGCGCTTGATTCTACTGTATCGGGTGGGTGTATTATCTCCGGCTCTGTAGTTAGAAAATCATTATTATTTTCTAACGTGCATGTACGTTCATTTTGTGAAATCGAGGAGTCAGTGATTTTACCCGGCGCTATTATAAATCGAAGCTGCAGAATTAAGCGGGCAATAATAGATAGAAGCTGTGAAATACCTGCAGGGCTTGAGATTGGATTCGATCGTAAAACAGATGAAGATAACGGCTTTCGAGTATCCAAAAAAGGTATCGTACTGGTAACACGTGATATGCTCATTGAACTTGCAAAAAAACTAGCACGTCAAGCAAATGAAAATAAAAAATTAGCGTAA
- a CDS encoding glycogen synthase: MHVLMVAAENDALPGAKVGGVADVVRDAPKALADQGVTVEVVIPDYGFEPLTRIYIGEVTVVFNAQPHVLTLFKIQQTNNNVSQIVVSHPLFSGSGSVYCNDAPGRPFATDATKFALFNAAVCEALSQGLLTRPNALHLHDWHSACVAVLIKFEPRYSSLKNIHIAYTVHNIALQGIRPFKHDESSLETWFPSLNYNGQHLCDPRYPHCFNPMRSAINLADKVHLVSPTYSQEVLSPSNNDRGFFGGEGLEHDLQNSAKQGKLIGILNGCEYPESNTKNADLDTLYKKIENTLFGWMSNNEQLQSSYYIAHQRLQQFKATAANGPLVTSVGRLTEQKVLLLCQQVDGRLAIDSVCQIINKYNGRLIILGSGDKELESIFSKAMARNSNLLFLKGYGQGIGDLMYQLGDLFLMPSSFEPCGISQMLAMRAGQPCLVHSVGGLKDTVEHDENGFSFNGTSLALQASNLLNCLDETLSLKKHDPKKWHKIKESAQQARFSWIEVAANYIAQLYR; encoded by the coding sequence ATGCATGTACTTATGGTTGCAGCAGAAAATGACGCGTTACCAGGCGCTAAAGTAGGTGGAGTGGCTGATGTGGTGCGCGATGCGCCAAAGGCACTTGCAGATCAAGGGGTAACCGTTGAAGTTGTTATTCCAGATTACGGCTTTGAGCCGCTTACACGTATTTATATTGGTGAAGTAACCGTTGTATTTAATGCTCAGCCTCACGTGTTAACACTGTTTAAAATACAGCAAACGAATAACAATGTGAGTCAAATTGTTGTTAGCCATCCGCTGTTTAGCGGATCTGGTAGTGTGTATTGTAACGATGCGCCAGGTAGACCGTTTGCAACCGATGCAACTAAATTTGCATTATTTAATGCAGCCGTGTGTGAAGCGTTATCACAAGGCTTACTTACACGCCCCAATGCATTGCATTTACATGATTGGCACAGTGCCTGTGTTGCTGTTTTGATTAAGTTTGAACCTCGTTATAGTTCACTAAAAAATATACACATTGCTTACACCGTTCACAATATTGCACTGCAAGGTATCAGACCATTTAAACATGATGAATCAAGCTTGGAGACATGGTTTCCCTCACTGAACTATAATGGTCAGCATTTATGCGATCCGCGTTATCCACATTGTTTTAATCCAATGCGAAGTGCTATTAATTTAGCCGACAAGGTGCATTTAGTGTCGCCAACCTATAGCCAAGAAGTGCTTAGTCCGAGTAACAATGACAGAGGTTTTTTCGGTGGTGAGGGGCTTGAGCACGATCTGCAAAATAGTGCTAAACAAGGCAAATTAATTGGTATTCTAAATGGCTGTGAATATCCAGAGTCGAATACTAAAAACGCTGACTTGGACACTTTATATAAAAAAATTGAAAATACATTATTTGGCTGGATGAGTAACAATGAACAACTACAAAGCAGCTACTATATTGCACACCAACGACTACAGCAATTTAAAGCCACAGCTGCTAATGGCCCCTTAGTAACAAGCGTAGGGCGTCTTACAGAGCAAAAAGTATTATTACTGTGTCAGCAGGTAGATGGCCGTTTAGCTATTGATAGCGTATGTCAAATAATTAATAAGTATAATGGTCGACTCATTATTTTAGGCTCAGGAGATAAAGAGCTTGAAAGTATTTTTAGTAAAGCGATGGCGCGTAATTCAAATCTGTTATTTTTAAAAGGCTATGGGCAAGGTATTGGGGATTTAATGTATCAACTAGGGGATTTGTTTTTAATGCCTAGTTCGTTTGAACCTTGCGGTATTAGCCAGATGCTGGCTATGCGCGCCGGACAACCGTGTTTAGTGCACAGTGTTGGTGGATTAAAAGATACCGTTGAACATGATGAGAATGGTTTTAGTTTTAATGGCACTTCTTTAGCGTTGCAAGCAAGTAATCTGCTTAACTGCTTGGATGAAACTCTATCACTTAAAAAGCACGATCCTAAAAAGTGGCATAAAATAAAAGAAAGTGCACAACAAGCGCGTTTCTCATGGATTGAAGTAGCGGCTAATTACATAGCGCAGTTATATCGATAA
- a CDS encoding EAL and HDOD domain-containing protein, translating into MSVFVARQAIFNRSQKVVAYELLFRDSPKNYFPDIADGQATARLIMENQLNLGTRHITSGKKALINIGPESLKLDLCAFLPCQDVVIELLETIEPTDDNYELCKGLFHSNYKLALDDFVYTPQWDRFLKLVKLIKFDIAITPLDDILPVVEKLQKHKQIKILAEKIETQDDYQLAFDMGFDYFQGYFFAKPTMIKQKDINYNYGLIVAIYAEIMKPSPDIKIISGLFELDAALAYKLLRLINSGVFPIQGEISSLKQALVYLGHDRLKKFVSLIVTAYTADKKPTELMQVCVVRARFSELIAKRVAKHQVGEAFLTGLFSLLDAILDQPMGLLVEKLPFPEEIKAALLDEKNTLYYILNVVKAYETGSWWALEQAVILLNIDSAILPKIYQQSVDWADNYKNNI; encoded by the coding sequence GTGTCTGTATTTGTTGCGAGGCAAGCAATCTTCAATCGAAGTCAAAAAGTGGTAGCTTACGAGCTACTTTTTCGTGATAGCCCTAAAAATTATTTTCCAGATATAGCCGATGGGCAGGCTACAGCCAGACTTATTATGGAGAACCAGCTTAACCTCGGTACTCGTCATATTACATCAGGCAAAAAAGCGCTTATTAATATAGGGCCTGAATCATTAAAACTTGATTTATGTGCTTTTTTACCTTGCCAAGATGTTGTTATCGAATTACTTGAAACAATAGAGCCTACCGATGACAACTATGAATTATGCAAAGGCTTATTCCATAGTAATTATAAGTTAGCCCTCGATGATTTTGTATACACCCCCCAGTGGGACCGTTTTCTAAAGCTGGTTAAACTCATAAAATTTGATATCGCAATCACTCCTCTTGATGACATACTCCCTGTAGTAGAAAAACTCCAAAAACATAAGCAAATAAAAATATTAGCTGAAAAAATAGAAACGCAAGATGATTACCAACTAGCATTTGACATGGGGTTTGATTATTTTCAGGGGTACTTTTTTGCAAAACCGACCATGATAAAGCAAAAAGATATTAATTATAACTACGGTTTAATTGTCGCCATTTACGCTGAAATTATGAAACCAAGCCCAGATATAAAAATTATTTCTGGTCTGTTTGAACTCGATGCAGCATTGGCTTATAAATTACTGCGTTTAATTAATAGCGGCGTATTTCCGATTCAAGGTGAAATTTCATCTTTAAAACAAGCACTTGTTTATTTAGGGCACGATCGTTTAAAGAAGTTTGTCAGCTTAATTGTGACCGCTTATACCGCAGATAAAAAACCAACCGAATTGATGCAAGTGTGCGTAGTGCGTGCGCGTTTTAGCGAGTTAATTGCTAAAAGAGTAGCAAAGCACCAAGTAGGTGAAGCTTTTTTAACCGGTTTGTTTTCATTGCTCGATGCAATTTTAGATCAACCTATGGGGCTACTCGTCGAAAAATTACCATTCCCTGAAGAAATAAAAGCCGCATTACTCGATGAAAAAAATACACTGTACTATATCTTAAATGTTGTTAAAGCATATGAAACGGGTAGCTGGTGGGCACTTGAGCAAGCTGTTATTCTGCTAAATATTGACAGTGCGATATTACCTAAAATTTATCAACAGTCTGTCGACTGGGCTGATAATTATAAAAATAATATTTAA
- a CDS encoding DUF418 domain-containing protein: MDFIRGIAVLGLAYMNGYAFGLFELGYIGLNNPPISDAIIHIISTLFVDGRFRTLFSLLFGVGLYIQWQQHKSTVRLKSRLYWLILFGLAHGFLLWAGDILFVYGLSGWLVIKYLESDNELLLKHGVAFILLCGVTTGLVMYSSPTDIIFRDSQDFTSLYSPHYIDYFISNLGMNALMVFIVPIMTLWMCAGIMLIGIYLYKQGVFSEGLNTQQLITVIIATTAFSALRLYTSQYNSGFMYAIQELLNMFAALGMATFYIHLIVKFCNNSPQIGTLIQQAGRLAFTLYISQTLIQLLLYKVLFTHWVLSFNRIDYWLVATALVVLQLIFTIIYSRYFNQGPLECLWRKLTQAKINA; this comes from the coding sequence ATGGATTTTATACGGGGTATTGCCGTACTTGGTTTAGCTTACATGAATGGCTATGCGTTCGGGCTTTTTGAGCTAGGCTACATTGGCTTGAATAACCCACCAATAAGCGATGCAATTATCCACATCATTAGCACTTTATTTGTGGACGGTCGATTTAGAACGCTTTTCAGCTTGCTATTTGGGGTTGGACTTTACATTCAATGGCAGCAACATAAATCAACGGTGCGGTTAAAAAGCAGGCTTTACTGGTTAATACTATTTGGTTTAGCGCATGGTTTTTTACTCTGGGCTGGTGATATTTTATTTGTTTATGGTTTGTCAGGCTGGCTTGTTATTAAATACCTAGAAAGTGACAATGAATTACTTTTAAAGCATGGTGTCGCGTTTATTTTGTTGTGCGGTGTTACTACAGGGCTTGTGATGTATAGCTCACCAACCGATATTATTTTTCGCGATTCTCAAGATTTTACCTCTTTGTACAGCCCGCACTATATTGATTACTTTATTAGCAACTTAGGTATGAATGCATTAATGGTATTTATTGTACCAATAATGACTCTGTGGATGTGCGCAGGTATTATGCTCATTGGTATTTATTTGTATAAACAAGGTGTATTTAGTGAAGGCTTAAACACACAACAGCTAATAACCGTCATTATTGCAACCACCGCTTTTAGTGCGTTAAGGCTCTATACCTCGCAATACAACAGTGGCTTTATGTATGCAATACAAGAGTTACTAAATATGTTTGCTGCGCTTGGTATGGCTACGTTTTATATTCATTTAATTGTTAAGTTTTGTAATAACAGCCCACAAATAGGCACGCTTATTCAGCAAGCGGGGCGGTTAGCATTTACCTTGTATATTAGCCAAACGCTTATACAACTGTTGCTATATAAAGTGCTATTTACGCATTGGGTACTTAGTTTTAATCGAATTGATTATTGGTTAGTAGCGACTGCATTGGTTGTATTGCAACTGATATTTACAATTATATATAGTCGTTATTTTAATCAAGGGCCGCTTGAGTGTCTGTGGCGCAAATTAACGCAAGCAAAAATTAATGCTTAA
- the rluF gene encoding 23S rRNA pseudouridine(2604) synthase RluF yields the protein MTELKRLNKFISETGFCSRREADKYIEQGRVSVNGSSPEMGVKVAATDVVLVDGKALKETPKRVYIAYNKPVGITCTTESKIQSNIIRAVNYPTRIFPIGRLDRPSEGLIFLTNEGDIVNKILRAGNNHEKEYIVTVDKPLNRQFVTKMANGVPILDTVTKKCKVTQSGPKEFKIVLTQGLNRQIRRMCEYLGYEVVTLKRTRIMNVTLKDLKVGQWRHLSDIEMAQINDSIADSGKTQEHSVDTNKQSENNTPAVTTKRDFQGENPRRFSQGERSSERNVQRSNGSSERKNERSKAPYQKRSTTYVGKPKSIKENQSSDSKSSSRKILTLKK from the coding sequence ATGACTGAATTAAAACGTTTAAATAAATTTATTAGTGAAACAGGGTTTTGCTCTCGCCGCGAAGCCGATAAATATATTGAGCAAGGTCGTGTCAGCGTTAATGGAAGCTCCCCTGAAATGGGCGTAAAAGTAGCTGCCACCGATGTCGTATTAGTGGATGGAAAGGCCCTTAAAGAAACACCAAAGCGTGTTTATATTGCTTACAATAAACCGGTTGGTATAACGTGTACAACCGAAAGTAAAATTCAGAGTAATATTATAAGAGCAGTTAATTATCCAACGCGTATATTTCCCATTGGGCGTTTAGATAGACCTTCTGAAGGCCTTATATTTTTAACTAATGAAGGCGACATTGTTAATAAAATTTTGCGTGCGGGTAATAATCACGAAAAAGAATATATCGTTACAGTAGATAAACCACTTAATCGTCAATTTGTTACCAAAATGGCAAATGGCGTGCCTATTCTCGATACTGTTACTAAAAAATGTAAAGTGACACAAAGCGGTCCTAAAGAATTCAAAATAGTCCTTACACAAGGTTTAAACCGTCAAATACGACGTATGTGTGAATACCTAGGTTACGAAGTTGTTACCTTAAAACGTACCCGTATAATGAACGTGACACTCAAGGATTTAAAAGTAGGACAGTGGCGTCACTTATCAGATATCGAAATGGCGCAGATAAACGACTCAATCGCAGACTCAGGTAAAACTCAAGAGCATTCGGTCGACACCAATAAACAATCAGAAAATAATACGCCGGCAGTCACTACAAAACGTGATTTTCAGGGCGAAAACCCACGACGCTTTAGTCAAGGCGAGCGAAGTAGTGAGCGCAACGTTCAAAGAAGTAACGGCAGTAGTGAACGTAAAAACGAGCGAAGTAAAGCCCCATACCAAAAGCGCTCTACAACCTATGTTGGTAAGCCAAAGAGTATTAAAGAGAATCAATCCTCTGACTCTAAATCGAGTTCCAGAAAAATCCTGACTCTAAAAAAATAG
- a CDS encoding PKD domain-containing protein: MKWKNSIAASTCILMSACGGGSGGDEQPKSVGTAKTNATPVAQIMPKTSNLNLGSATTFNASKSYDSDGDALEYNWELIRKNDQVSIPLDKNDSEEIIITLQDEGEYILRLKVSDGKLFSPLAELPLKLVGSADLTARAGTNFTVKKGQVINLNGADSRTLDGLITAYSWNITEKPAGSTATIFSNQRVKTNFVADAIGKYTAELTIENSSNQVAKDTVVITSDDLAKNSSPVAILTSEKTLIRPNEILQIDTSKSYDPDRYEQLSYSWSVLSSPANSDATLSSQTGASNSFSASVNGSYEIALRLTDSQGDYSDAPYQVEVGTSNQAPIAKLGSDTSITLETPISLVCDSCFDPEGADLSFVWKLLGKPANSNREIESPTTANATLTPDVIGEYIIAVTVSDGQLQTASNTQVLDARVNKKPIAKILTSDEAYLGNKILLDGSKSYDPEGATLSYEWKIIEQPSNDEIYTEANGKAHFTSSSTGKYVVSLRTNDGVQFSDPKTIAISVKDDLAPVIVLKGENNRTIALGDTVTIDATQSYDPEGTALTYSWSLQKPVNSSISIVDSSAQIVEFTPDIGGIYIAELMIKDAANNTASKKVTVEVTQQSNTLIGTVKGRIVDTTLNGVENAAFNINGKKYSTDKQGVFDVEVNIDEGSLITVTTEDERLAESKYVTAAISQQDFIIDMGDSFVPVKQDVDTYLWTCAEYSGSKNVNLRFNMVDTFPEATKFVPTFDQTFSHTVDTNKIIALPSTATFELMVDEGLEITAPGSRVTIYYAPVLGAMNIITICNQ; encoded by the coding sequence ATGAAATGGAAAAATAGCATAGCAGCATCAACATGCATTTTAATGTCAGCTTGTGGTGGAGGCTCGGGTGGTGATGAACAACCCAAAAGCGTTGGTACAGCAAAAACTAACGCAACCCCTGTTGCGCAAATTATGCCAAAAACATCAAATTTAAATTTAGGCTCTGCTACGACATTTAACGCATCAAAAAGTTATGATTCTGACGGTGATGCTTTGGAATATAATTGGGAATTAATTCGCAAGAATGATCAAGTATCTATACCTCTGGATAAAAACGATAGTGAAGAAATTATTATTACTCTACAAGATGAAGGAGAGTATATACTTCGCTTAAAAGTAAGCGATGGCAAATTATTTAGCCCTTTAGCTGAGTTACCTTTAAAGCTAGTTGGTAGTGCGGACTTAACGGCTCGTGCCGGTACTAATTTTACTGTAAAAAAGGGTCAAGTAATTAATCTCAATGGGGCTGATAGCCGCACCCTAGATGGCCTGATTACAGCTTATAGTTGGAATATCACTGAAAAACCAGCTGGCAGTACTGCAACTATATTTAGTAACCAACGCGTGAAAACAAACTTTGTAGCGGATGCTATAGGTAAATATACAGCCGAACTTACTATTGAAAATAGTTCAAATCAGGTCGCAAAAGATACGGTTGTGATTACAAGTGATGATTTAGCTAAAAACTCATCACCCGTTGCTATTTTAACAAGCGAAAAAACGCTTATTCGCCCTAATGAAATACTCCAAATTGACACAAGTAAAAGTTATGACCCTGATCGCTATGAACAACTTTCATATAGCTGGTCCGTGCTTTCTTCACCAGCAAATAGTGACGCAACACTGAGTTCGCAAACGGGCGCTAGCAATAGCTTTTCAGCATCTGTAAATGGAAGTTATGAAATAGCCCTACGGTTGACCGACTCTCAAGGTGATTACAGCGATGCTCCTTATCAAGTTGAAGTTGGAACAAGTAATCAAGCCCCTATCGCTAAGTTAGGCTCTGATACTTCGATTACTCTAGAGACTCCAATTTCATTGGTATGTGACTCATGCTTTGATCCAGAGGGAGCCGATCTTAGCTTTGTTTGGAAGTTACTAGGAAAACCTGCCAATAGTAATCGTGAAATTGAATCACCAACAACAGCAAATGCAACGCTTACACCGGATGTTATTGGGGAGTATATCATTGCTGTTACCGTTTCTGATGGTCAGTTACAAACAGCATCCAATACTCAAGTACTCGATGCTAGGGTTAACAAAAAGCCTATTGCAAAAATATTAACATCTGATGAAGCATATTTAGGCAATAAAATACTCTTAGATGGATCAAAAAGCTACGACCCTGAAGGTGCAACGTTAAGCTACGAATGGAAAATCATTGAACAACCTAGTAATGATGAAATTTATACCGAAGCGAATGGTAAAGCTCATTTTACTTCTTCAAGCACAGGGAAGTACGTTGTCTCATTGCGCACTAATGATGGCGTTCAGTTCTCAGATCCTAAAACCATAGCAATTAGCGTTAAAGATGATCTTGCACCAGTCATTGTACTAAAAGGCGAGAATAACCGCACCATTGCGTTAGGTGACACTGTGACTATCGATGCCACTCAAAGTTATGATCCAGAGGGCACGGCGCTTACATATTCGTGGTCATTACAAAAACCTGTTAATTCATCAATTAGTATAGTTGATAGTAGTGCACAAATAGTTGAGTTTACTCCTGATATAGGCGGTATTTATATCGCAGAGTTGATGATTAAAGATGCAGCGAATAATACCGCGAGTAAAAAAGTAACCGTTGAAGTGACTCAACAGTCAAACACTCTTATCGGAACAGTGAAAGGACGTATTGTAGATACCACTTTAAATGGTGTCGAAAATGCGGCATTCAATATTAATGGAAAAAAATATAGTACTGATAAGCAGGGTGTTTTCGATGTTGAAGTAAATATTGATGAAGGCAGCTTAATTACGGTAACAACAGAGGATGAACGCTTAGCTGAGTCTAAATATGTCACTGCGGCCATTTCTCAACAAGATTTTATTATTGATATGGGGGATTCATTTGTACCGGTCAAGCAGGACGTTGATACTTACCTATGGACTTGTGCTGAGTACAGTGGATCTAAGAATGTTAATTTGCGCTTTAATATGGTTGATACTTTTCCTGAGGCAACAAAATTCGTTCCTACATTTGATCAAACATTTAGCCATACTGTTGATACGAATAAAATAATTGCACTCCCTTCAACAGCAACGTTTGAACTAATGGTCGATGAGGGCTTAGAAATCACCGCACCAGGCTCGAGAGTGACCATCTATTATGCACCAGTTCTAGGGGCTATGAATATTATAACCATTTGTAACCAATAA
- a CDS encoding PBPRA1643 family SWIM/SEC-C metal-binding motif protein, with amino-acid sequence MSKFFFMGKLDIMGKNNSNGFAPKRTAKPGTELYPLTLIVNSVERQSEIEVILEEHSLFASIEVKAEVPEDIRELDFALSKSTPQVFDKVLGSVDLSGLKFVQSRGDLIAA; translated from the coding sequence ATGTCAAAGTTTTTCTTTATGGGTAAGCTCGACATAATGGGCAAAAACAACAGTAATGGGTTTGCGCCTAAACGTACAGCAAAGCCAGGCACAGAGTTATACCCGCTCACGTTAATTGTAAACTCAGTTGAGCGACAATCAGAAATAGAAGTCATATTAGAAGAGCATTCGCTGTTTGCTTCAATTGAAGTCAAAGCAGAAGTACCAGAAGATATTCGGGAACTTGACTTTGCGCTTAGTAAGTCAACACCACAAGTATTTGATAAAGTATTAGGGTCTGTTGACCTTTCAGGATTAAAATTTGTTCAATCTAGGGGCGATTTAATCGCGGCGTGA